From Anopheles funestus chromosome 3RL, idAnoFuneDA-416_04, whole genome shotgun sequence, a single genomic window includes:
- the LOC125771702 gene encoding retinol dehydrogenase 14 isoform X2 translates to MPFFPTEVTLPLASAGAATGLLGSIVLLRLYKLRKWGWVKSNFSLQGKTFVITGANTGLGYETTKALVRRQATIVMACRNLTKANEAIGKIRTELGGTLPPGALIPMELDLASFRSIRSFAGELKRTVPQLYCLVNNAGLAVRKREFTRENHEVHFGVNHLGQFLLVDLLREQLLEQRTRVVVVSSRMHEIEAEIDFDHLGRWVEYGSRLNRLYNNSKLMNFYYARELYKRGFNVHVLCPGLCHTDFFRHYEPKWYHYLVFSPIVWLMLRSGEQGAQNIIYAATESVTTAERNPITGYFISNVKMRRSKYHFDEETSVRLWEESVRAIAASEAKST, encoded by the exons ATGCCATTCTTCCCGACGGAGGTGACCCTGCCATTGGCGAGTGCTGGGGCCGCCACCGGACTGCTCGGTTCGATCGTACTACTGCGATTGTACAAGCTACGCAAATGGGGCTGGGTAAAGTCGAACTTTTCACTCCAGGGAAAAACATTCGTCATAACCGGTGCGAACACCGGACTCGGCTATGAAACGACAAAAGCGCTCGTCCGCCGACAGGCAACGATCGTCATGGCGTGCCGTAATCTTACGAAAGCTAATGAAGCGATCGGAAAAATTCGCACCGAGCTGGGCGGTACGTTACCACCGGGTGCATTAATACCGATGGAGCTGGATCTCGCATCGTTCCGGTCGATAAGAAGCTTTGCCGGGGAGCTCAAGCGTACCGTCCCTCAACTGTACTGTCTGGTGAACAATGCTGGGTTAGCTGTGCGGAAGCGTGAATTTACGCGGGAAAACCATGAAGTTCATTTCGGCGTAAACCATCTCGGTCAGTTCCTGCTGGTGGATCTGCTTCGGGAGCAGCTGCTCGAGCAAAGGACGCGCGTCGTCGTGGTGTCTTCGCGCATGCACGAGATCGAGGCAGAGATCGATTTCGATCACCTGGGCCGCTGGGTTGAGTATGGTAGCCGGTTAAACCGGCTGTACAACAATTCGAAGCTGATGAACTTCTACTATGCCCGGGAGCTGTACAAACGGGGCTTCAACGTGCACGTGCTGTGTCCGGGCCTGTGCCATACCGATTTCTTCCGTCACTACGAACCGAAATGGTACCACTATCTGGTGTTTTCACCTATCGTATGGCTGATGCTTCGATCCGGCGAACAG GGTGCCCAGAATATTATATATGCGGCAACGGAAAGTGTTACCACAGCCGAACGTAACCCAATTACGGGATACTTCATCTCAAACGTGAAGATGCGCCGTTCAAAGTATCACTTCGATGAGGAAACGTCCGTCCGGTTGTGGGAGGAGAGCGTTCGCGCGATTGCAGCATCGGAAGCTAAAAGCACTTag
- the LOC125771702 gene encoding retinol dehydrogenase 14 isoform X1 — MPFFPTEVTLPLASAGAATGLLGSIVLLRLYKLRKWGWVKSNFSLQGKTFVITGANTGLGYETTKALVRRQATIVMACRNLTKANEAIGKIRTELGGTLPPGALIPMELDLASFRSIRSFAGELKRTVPQLYCLVNNAGLAVRKREFTRENHEVHFGVNHLGQFLLVDLLREQLLEQRTRVVVVSSRMHEIEAEIDFDHLGRWVEYGSRLNRLYNNSKLMNFYYARELYKRGFNVHVLCPGLCHTDFFRHYEPKWYHYLVFSPIVWLMLRSGEQVQCKLEKNIPDLVAAHERVLMKALPFPFLSSQGAQNIIYAATESVTTAERNPITGYFISNVKMRRSKYHFDEETSVRLWEESVRAIAASEAKST; from the coding sequence ATGCCATTCTTCCCGACGGAGGTGACCCTGCCATTGGCGAGTGCTGGGGCCGCCACCGGACTGCTCGGTTCGATCGTACTACTGCGATTGTACAAGCTACGCAAATGGGGCTGGGTAAAGTCGAACTTTTCACTCCAGGGAAAAACATTCGTCATAACCGGTGCGAACACCGGACTCGGCTATGAAACGACAAAAGCGCTCGTCCGCCGACAGGCAACGATCGTCATGGCGTGCCGTAATCTTACGAAAGCTAATGAAGCGATCGGAAAAATTCGCACCGAGCTGGGCGGTACGTTACCACCGGGTGCATTAATACCGATGGAGCTGGATCTCGCATCGTTCCGGTCGATAAGAAGCTTTGCCGGGGAGCTCAAGCGTACCGTCCCTCAACTGTACTGTCTGGTGAACAATGCTGGGTTAGCTGTGCGGAAGCGTGAATTTACGCGGGAAAACCATGAAGTTCATTTCGGCGTAAACCATCTCGGTCAGTTCCTGCTGGTGGATCTGCTTCGGGAGCAGCTGCTCGAGCAAAGGACGCGCGTCGTCGTGGTGTCTTCGCGCATGCACGAGATCGAGGCAGAGATCGATTTCGATCACCTGGGCCGCTGGGTTGAGTATGGTAGCCGGTTAAACCGGCTGTACAACAATTCGAAGCTGATGAACTTCTACTATGCCCGGGAGCTGTACAAACGGGGCTTCAACGTGCACGTGCTGTGTCCGGGCCTGTGCCATACCGATTTCTTCCGTCACTACGAACCGAAATGGTACCACTATCTGGTGTTTTCACCTATCGTATGGCTGATGCTTCGATCCGGCGAACAGGTACAATGCaaactagaaaaaaatatccccgACCTAGTGGCCGCACATGAGCGTGTGCTAATGAAAGCGCttccctttccctttttgtcgTCCCAGGGTGCCCAGAATATTATATATGCGGCAACGGAAAGTGTTACCACAGCCGAACGTAACCCAATTACGGGATACTTCATCTCAAACGTGAAGATGCGCCGTTCAAAGTATCACTTCGATGAGGAAACGTCCGTCCGGTTGTGGGAGGAGAGCGTTCGCGCGATTGCAGCATCGGAAGCTAAAAGCACTTag